Genomic DNA from Streptomyces sp. GS7:
GGGCCGGGATCAGCCGTCGAGCCGCACCGGCAGCGATTCGATGCCGTACACGATGGAGAGCTTGCGGAAGGCGAGTTCCTCGGGGGCGGCGGCGAGGCGCATGGTGGGGAAGCGGCGGACGAGGGCGGGGTAGGCGGCGCGGAGTTCCATGCGGGCGAGTTCGGCGCCTACGCAGCGGTGGATCCCGTAGCCGAACGCGAGGTGGGAGGGGACGTTGCGGTCCGGGTCGAACCGCTCCATTTCGGGCCCGAGTTCGCCGTCCCGGTCGGCGCCGCTGAGGGAGCAGAGGACGACGTCGCCGGTGGCGATCCGCACGCCGCCGATCTCCATGTCCTCGCGGGCGAAGCGGGGGAAGGCGACCTGGACGACGGTGAGGTAGCGGAGGAGTTCCTCGACATAGCGGTCGACCGCCTCGTCGCCGTCCTTGAGGGCGGCGAAGTGCTTCGGGTCCTGGAGGAGGACCAGGGCCCCGAGGGCCAGCATGCTGGCGGTGGTTTCGAAGCCGCCGGTCAGCACGCCGTCGGCGAGGCCGGCCAGTTCCTCGTCGGAGACCGCGTCGCCGTGCTCCTTCACGATCATGCCGAGCAGTCCGTCACCGGGGTTTTCGCGCTGCTTCTTGACGATGTCCCGGAAGTAGGAAAGGGATTCGGATATGGCGCCGAATGACGCGTTCGCACCGCTGAAGAGGTCGAAACGGGCAGCGCTCAGCCGCTCGAAATCGGCCCGGTCCTCGTAAGGGACGCCGAGGAGTTCGCAGATGACCAGGGAGGGAATGGGCAGCGCGAAGGAGTGGACGATATCGACCGGTGCGCCGTCCCGGCCGGCAGCTTCCATGGCGTCGAGGCGTTCTTCGACGATTTCGTGGATACGGGGGGTGAGCCGGCTCAGTCGGCGCATGGTGAATTCGGGGGTGAGCAGGCGGCGGAGGCGGGTGTGGACGGGCGGGTCTGCGAATCCCAGGCCGCCGGGGTTCTGTTCGGCGCCGGCGCCTGCGCTGCCGACGAGGTTGGTGAAGTCGGAACTGAAGGCATTGGCCTTGCCCAGTACGGCCTTGACCTCGTCATAGCCGGTGACGAGCCAGACATTGGCGGCGATCGGCACCGGGAGCTTGCTGATGGGCTCCTTTTCGCGGACGGCCGCCAGTTCGTTCACCGGGTCGAGGCCCTCGCGCCGCAACGGCATCAGGACGGATTCGGGCAAGAAAGACATTCGAGACAGGTCGAAGCCCTTCTTCCTCGTTCTCGCCAGATACATACGGCCGGCCCAGGCAATGATCCGGGAACGGAGGGTCGTCATGACGCTCATACTGCCTTTCGTCGCGGGGGACGGTCGCCCGCGCTCGGCCGCCCCCGGGGGCCGAAACGGCGCGGGACCTCCACTCGGCGTGCACGGATGTGACATACGCCATAGCCCCTCGCGTGCGGCGC
This window encodes:
- a CDS encoding cytochrome P450, which translates into the protein MSVMTTLRSRIIAWAGRMYLARTRKKGFDLSRMSFLPESVLMPLRREGLDPVNELAAVREKEPISKLPVPIAANVWLVTGYDEVKAVLGKANAFSSDFTNLVGSAGAGAEQNPGGLGFADPPVHTRLRRLLTPEFTMRRLSRLTPRIHEIVEERLDAMEAAGRDGAPVDIVHSFALPIPSLVICELLGVPYEDRADFERLSAARFDLFSGANASFGAISESLSYFRDIVKKQRENPGDGLLGMIVKEHGDAVSDEELAGLADGVLTGGFETTASMLALGALVLLQDPKHFAALKDGDEAVDRYVEELLRYLTVVQVAFPRFAREDMEIGGVRIATGDVVLCSLSGADRDGELGPEMERFDPDRNVPSHLAFGYGIHRCVGAELARMELRAAYPALVRRFPTMRLAAAPEELAFRKLSIVYGIESLPVRLDG